A stretch of Aureispira sp. CCB-E DNA encodes these proteins:
- a CDS encoding macro domain-containing protein, whose product MNYLFVDKNPLMIEAWKIAFDSFKNVQILEGDITTIKCDALVSPANSFGFMDGGVDYAISVRLGWDFHRRLQKEIQALPEGELLVGKSLTLKTGDAHIPYLISAPTMRVPMSFNIATSVNAYLAMKAALIAAKNHPSINSIGIPGFCTGVGRMSPSVSANQMLQAFCEIELGQKTTINNFVDAQKAHFKINPQGKIYD is encoded by the coding sequence ATGAATTATCTATTTGTTGATAAAAATCCACTTATGATTGAGGCTTGGAAAATAGCCTTTGATTCGTTTAAAAATGTTCAAATACTTGAAGGAGATATTACAACTATAAAATGCGATGCACTAGTAAGCCCTGCAAATTCCTTTGGCTTCATGGACGGAGGAGTTGACTACGCTATTTCAGTCCGTTTAGGGTGGGATTTTCATCGTAGACTTCAAAAGGAAATCCAAGCATTACCTGAAGGAGAACTATTAGTAGGCAAATCCCTTACCTTAAAAACAGGAGATGCTCACATTCCTTATTTGATATCTGCTCCAACAATGCGAGTGCCCATGAGTTTTAATATTGCTACCTCTGTCAATGCGTATTTGGCGATGAAAGCTGCTTTGATTGCAGCTAAGAACCATCCATCCATTAATTCTATTGGTATTCCTGGTTTTTGCACAGGCGTAGGAAGAATGTCTCCTAGTGTTTCTGCCAACCAGATGCTACAAGCCTTTTGTGAAATTGAATTAGGTCAAAAAACAACTATTAATAATTTTGTCGATGCTCAAAAAGCTCATTTCAAAATTAATCCCCAAGGCAAAATATACGATTAG